The Maniola hyperantus chromosome 12, iAphHyp1.2, whole genome shotgun sequence genome has a segment encoding these proteins:
- the LOC117987108 gene encoding rhodanese domain-containing protein CG4456-like produces MLRRVVNNNIALQIQFLRSAVQPALRCTRSISASAIHAVHVKNTHTVPQRLFSEKVKVDELTVDYNQVKSATTNEKILIVDVREPEEVKEHGKIPNSINIPLGNVSIALGTMSEIEFQNIYKRPKPTEDTEIIFYCMIGKRSGMAQQNAINLGFKNVKNYLGSWTDWASKLH; encoded by the exons atgttgcgACGGGTTGTAAATAACAACATTGCACTGCAAATCCAGTTTTTAAGGTCAGCTGTTCAACCGGCACTACGATGTACAAGAAGTATTTCTGCTTCTGCTATTC ATGCGGTCCATGTAAAAAACACTCATACCGTGCCTCAACGTCTCTTCTCTGAGAAAGTTAAGGTTGACGAACTTACTGTTGATTATAACCAGGTCAAAAGTGCAACAACTAATGAAAAAATCTTGATTGTTGATGTTAGAGAACCCGAAGAAGTGAAGGAACATGGAAAAATTCCTAACAGCATTAATATTCCAT TGGGCAATGTCTCAATAGCTTTAGGCACCATGTCAGAAATTGAATTCCAAAACATATACAAAAGGCCAAAACCTACAGAAGACACTGAAATCATATTCTACTGTATGATTGGGAAGAGGTCTGGAATGGCACAGCAAAATGCTATAAACTTGGGATTTAAGAA TGTGAAAAATTATCTTGGTAGTTGGACTGATTGGGCAAGCAAACTTcattaa
- the Prx4 gene encoding peroxiredoxin codes for MAGIPVATKLILVISLLSNCVHSTLFESDSCYSFGSGNVFPGGARKIDHKLQFTKAMISKPAPEWEATAVVNGEITQLSLSSFKGKYLVFFFYPLDFTFVCPTEILAFSERVEEFKKINTEVVACSVDSHFTHLAWINTPRKEGGLGKINLPLLSDLTHSIAKDYGVYLEDLGHTLRGLFIIDDKGILRQITMNDLPVGRSVDETLRLVQAFQYTDKHGEVCPAGWKPGQDTIIPNPSEKKKYFQKVAD; via the exons ATGGCAGGGATACCGGTGGCTACAAAGTTAATTTTAGTAATAAGTTTACTTTCTAATTGTGTCCATTCTACGCTATTTGAAAGCGACTCCTGCTATTCTTTCGGCAGCGGCAATGTGTTTCCCGGCGGTGCTCGAAAAATTGATCataaattacaatttacaaaagcTATGA TATCGAAACCGGCCCCGGAGTGGGAGGCGACGGCAGTAGTAAATGGAGAGATTACACAGCTCTCTTTGTCTAGTTTCAAGGGAAAATATTTAGTGTTCTTCTTTTACCCATTAGATTT CACTTTTGTATGCCCAACTGAAATATTGGCATTCTCTGAAAGAGTAGAAGAATTCAAAAAAATCAACACTGAGGTAGTGGCATGTTCAGTTGACTCACACTTTACTCACCTTGCTTGGATAAACACTCCCCGAAAAGAAGGAGGACTTGGCAAAATAAACTTACCACTTCTAAGTGATCTTACTCATTCTATTGCAAAAGATTATGGTGTGTATTTAGAAGACTTGGGTCATACACTGCGAGGGTTGTTCATAATTGATGATAAAGGCATTCTGAGGCAAATCACGATGAATGACTTGCCAGTGGGCAGGTCTGTTGATGAGACCTTGAGGCTGGTGCAAGCATTCCAGTATACTGATAAACACGGAGAGGTATGCCCAGCTGGATGGAAACCAGGGCAGGATACT atAATTCCCAACCCCTCTGAAAAGAAGAAGTACTTCCAAAAAGTTGCTGATTAA